In the Silene latifolia isolate original U9 population chromosome 1, ASM4854445v1, whole genome shotgun sequence genome, GGAAAGGCGGTGATCCAATCGACATTCCAAAGGCTTCTAATCATTGGTTTAAGATGAGCGTCGAAGTATCGAAGTTCAACGGATGCTATATACAAATTAAAGAGAGTCATCCTAGTGGTCATAATGAAGAATCTTTGAAGAACATGGCTAATCAACTATGGAGTACTCGTCACAAGAATGGCCAACAGAAGACATTCCCATATTTGCATTCTTGGGAAATTCTTCGACACCAACCAAAATGGGAGGAATTTGCAAATAGGAATAAAAACAGCGGTGCATCAAAGAGACAAAAAAATTCGATGACAACCACACCGTCTACAAACATCGATGAAGGTACCAATGTAGAAGAAATATCGGAGAAACGTCCAATAGGTCATAAGGCATCTAAAGCGGCATCGAAAGGTAGGGGCTCTAAGAAGAAGGGCAAGAAGACTTTGTGAACTCATTTGGAGAGTATAAAGAGTTACAAACAAAGAAATTTTCGTTATGGGAGGAACGCATCCGTATATCGGATTTTGAAATTCTAACCAAGGACACTTCAAATATGGATGATCGGGCAAGAAAGGATCATGAACAAGTGTGCAACATTATTAGGGCTAAGTACGGAATAGAATGATTTCTGTTTAATTAGTCGATTTTCTGAATTATTACGCAGGGTTAAGCATAGATTACGTCCATTTAATTAGTAGTTCGTAATAATAAAAGCTTTGATTTGTTTTAGACAATTTATGCAAAAGT is a window encoding:
- the LOC141649442 gene encoding glutathione S-transferase T3-like translates to MKGKFKWSQTKDEDLCKSWLTISNDGATGNHQSYNSYWQRIVDYYNEWRKGGDPIDIPKASNHWFKMSVEVSKFNGCYIQIKESHPSGHNEESLKNMANQLWSTRHKNGQQKTFPYLHSWEILRHQPKWEEFANRNKNSGASKRQKNSMTTTPSTNIDEGTNVEEISEKRPIGHKASKAASKGRGSKKKGKKTL